The proteins below are encoded in one region of Triticum aestivum cultivar Chinese Spring chromosome 1B, IWGSC CS RefSeq v2.1, whole genome shotgun sequence:
- the LOC123103302 gene encoding ras-related protein RABA2a, which yields MAGGGGRGRGEEEYDYLFKVVLIGDSGVGKSNLLSRFTRNEFCLESKSTIGVEFATRTLHVEGKIIKAQIWDTAGQERYRAITSAYYRGALGAVLVYDVTKPTTFENIARWLKELRDHADANIRIMLVGNKTDLKDLRAVPTDDAGGYAEAEGLSYIETSALEAMNVEEAFQLILGDIYRTVSKKAVASEEDRAGAAGVKEGKTINVAATADNGGEKKQCCSA from the exons atggcgggcggcggcggtcgtGGTCGCGGGGAGGAGGAGTACGACTACCTGTTCAAGGTGGTGCTGATCGGCGACTCCGGGGTGGGGAAATCCAACCTGCTCTCCCGCTTCACCCGCAACGAGTTCTGCCTCGAGTCCAAGTCCACCATCGGCGTCGAGTTCGCCACCCGCACCCTCCAC GTGGAGGGCAAGATAATCAAGGCGCAGATCTGGGACACGGCGGGGCAGGAGCGGTACCGGGCCATCACGAGCGCCTACTACCGGGGCGCGCTCGGGGCGGTGCTCGTCTACGACGTCACCAAGCCCACCACCTTCGAGAACATCGCCCGGTGGCTCAAGGAGCTGCGCGACCACGCCGACGCAAACATCCGGATCATGCTCGTCGGCAACAAGACCGACCTCAAGGACCTCCGGGCCGTCCCCACCGATGACGCGGGGGGATACGCCGAGGCCGAGGGGCTGTCCTACATCGAGACTTCCGCGCTCGAGGCCATGAACGTCGAGGAGGCCTTCCAGCTCATCCTCGGCGACATCTACCGCACCGTTAGCAAGAAGGCCGTGGCCTCCGAGGAGGACAGGGCAGGGGCTGCTGGGGTCAAGGAAGGTAAGACCATCAATGTCGCTGCCACCGCCGACAATGGCGGCGAAAAGAAGCAATGCTGCTCAGCTTAG